A part of Gramella sp. MAR_2010_147 genomic DNA contains:
- a CDS encoding DUF2752 domain-containing protein, with protein MFPCLNKSLLGIECTGCGGQRAALLLFQGEFKEAFYMYPAIYSLAILLGFLLVNLFFKFKYDFNIKIGLIVFNALIIAGAYILKMIHIFT; from the coding sequence ATGTTTCCCTGTCTTAACAAAAGCCTTTTGGGGATTGAGTGTACCGGCTGCGGAGGTCAGCGGGCTGCACTTTTGCTTTTTCAAGGAGAATTCAAAGAAGCTTTCTATATGTATCCAGCTATTTACAGCTTAGCAATTTTGCTGGGATTCCTTCTTGTCAATCTTTTTTTTAAATTTAAATATGATTTTAATATTAAAATTGGTCTTATAGTATTCAATGCTCTTATTATTGCCGGGGCCTATATTCTAAAAATGATTCATATTTTCACCTAA
- the xerD gene encoding site-specific tyrosine recombinase XerD, whose product MKWEMALKDYQNYLKLERGLSANSIDNYSLDVTKLINYLHVNNIEVSPVKISDKSIQEFIYSVSKNINARSQSRLISGLRSFFSFLVFEDYRSDNPLELMESPKIGRKLPDTISIDEVDRIIAAIDLSKNEGERNRAIIETLYGCGLRVSELINLKISDLFFQEGFIKVTGKGDKQRFVPISEYTVKFINIYKNEVRNHQDIKPEATDTLFLNRRGNGLTRAMIFTIVKRLTEVAGIRKKISPHTFRHSFATHLLENGADLRAIQQMLGHESITTTEVYVHVDRSHLKEVMEEFHPRR is encoded by the coding sequence ATGAAATGGGAAATGGCGCTAAAGGACTATCAGAACTACCTAAAGCTTGAACGCGGACTTTCAGCAAATTCTATTGATAATTACAGCCTCGATGTCACCAAACTGATCAATTATCTTCATGTTAATAATATTGAAGTAAGTCCGGTAAAAATTTCAGATAAAAGTATTCAGGAATTTATATACAGTGTTTCAAAAAATATAAATGCAAGGTCCCAATCCAGACTAATTTCTGGCCTTAGAAGTTTTTTCAGTTTCCTGGTATTTGAAGATTACAGAAGTGATAATCCGTTAGAATTAATGGAATCTCCAAAAATTGGACGAAAATTGCCAGATACTATTTCAATTGACGAAGTAGACCGGATCATCGCTGCAATAGATCTGAGTAAAAATGAAGGTGAGAGAAACAGGGCAATTATTGAAACCTTGTACGGATGCGGGCTCCGGGTTTCAGAGTTAATAAATCTGAAGATTTCAGACCTATTCTTTCAGGAAGGTTTTATAAAAGTAACTGGAAAGGGTGACAAACAACGATTTGTGCCAATTTCTGAATACACTGTAAAATTTATCAATATCTACAAAAATGAAGTTAGAAATCATCAGGACATTAAACCTGAAGCAACAGACACACTTTTCTTAAACCGAAGAGGAAACGGACTCACAAGAGCCATGATCTTTACCATCGTTAAAAGACTTACTGAAGTGGCTGGTATCAGGAAAAAGATAAGTCCGCATACTTTTAGACATTCTTTCGCTACTCACCTTTTGGAAAATGGAGCCGATCTGAGAGCGATTCAACAAATGTTAGGTCATGAAAGCATTACAACCACCGAAGTTTATGTTCATGTAGACAGATCGCATCTTAAAGAGGTCATGGAAGAGTTTCATCCCAGGAGATAG
- a CDS encoding M23 family metallopeptidase — protein sequence MKRATSLLFLILFSTLQSQNSLPQDYFNNPLDVPIVLAGTFGELRSNHFHSGLDIKTQQREGLAVKASAAGYISRINIQHYGYGKALYIQHPNGYTTVYGHLQKLAPKIKEYLRKQQYAKESYEIELFPEAGDLAVEQGELIAYSGNTGGSGGPHLHFEIRDGSQRPMNAQMFGLDVPDSKKPMIQGVFAYPLGDDAHVNNSQERQKLNLIPLNDGTYTVNQVEACGEIGFGISTVDQQDGAYNHNGVFKIEANLNGDQVFEVNFEKFSFAETRHLNQLIDYEYYTNNKSRVQRLFKTAGNPLSIYGELISEGKLNVKDSLDYQYTIKVTDFKGNEKVVRIPIKGQISDRIQKKEKVETEYLATAQNGLSAKGEKIDIYIPGGSLYEDAYLDISFNGETVKVHKDEIPVHKNFTIGFDVINYSEEEKERLFIARLSDYGRPNYSTTYKKGNRFTTGTRTFGKYTLVKDTTAPRVVPGNFYDGQWISNNETLKVKISDDLSGIDAYRATVNGKFILMEYEYKNNTLTHYFSDDVITETENNLKVIVTDNVGNTNTYTAKFFRK from the coding sequence ATGAAGAGAGCTACAAGCCTACTGTTTCTAATTTTATTTTCTACACTGCAATCACAAAATTCCTTACCACAGGATTATTTTAATAACCCACTGGATGTCCCGATAGTGCTAGCAGGTACTTTTGGTGAACTCAGGTCTAATCACTTTCATAGTGGCCTGGATATAAAAACCCAGCAACGTGAAGGTCTGGCAGTTAAGGCTTCAGCTGCCGGGTATATAAGCCGTATCAATATTCAGCATTATGGATATGGGAAGGCCCTATACATCCAACATCCCAATGGATATACTACTGTTTATGGACATTTACAAAAACTTGCTCCCAAAATCAAAGAATATCTTCGGAAACAGCAATATGCCAAAGAATCTTATGAGATAGAACTTTTTCCTGAAGCTGGTGATCTGGCTGTGGAACAGGGAGAATTAATTGCTTATAGCGGAAATACAGGAGGTAGCGGAGGCCCTCATTTACATTTTGAAATACGCGATGGCAGTCAGCGCCCCATGAATGCGCAGATGTTTGGTCTGGATGTACCAGATAGTAAAAAACCAATGATCCAGGGCGTTTTCGCATATCCTCTTGGAGATGATGCTCATGTTAACAATTCTCAGGAACGGCAAAAACTAAATCTAATCCCATTAAATGACGGAACCTATACTGTAAATCAGGTTGAAGCTTGTGGTGAGATTGGCTTTGGCATCTCCACTGTAGACCAGCAAGATGGCGCATATAATCATAACGGTGTGTTTAAAATTGAAGCTAACCTAAATGGAGATCAGGTTTTTGAAGTAAATTTCGAAAAGTTCTCTTTTGCTGAAACAAGACATTTAAATCAGTTAATAGATTATGAATATTACACCAACAATAAAAGCCGTGTACAACGACTTTTTAAAACAGCGGGCAACCCTTTAAGCATCTACGGCGAATTAATTTCTGAAGGCAAACTCAATGTTAAGGATAGTCTGGATTATCAATACACTATAAAAGTAACCGATTTTAAAGGCAATGAAAAAGTAGTTAGAATACCTATTAAAGGACAAATTAGCGATAGAATACAAAAGAAAGAAAAAGTTGAAACCGAATATTTAGCAACTGCTCAGAACGGACTTTCAGCCAAAGGAGAAAAAATAGACATATATATTCCCGGTGGAAGCTTGTATGAAGATGCCTATTTAGACATCAGTTTTAATGGAGAAACCGTAAAAGTTCATAAAGATGAAATCCCGGTTCATAAGAACTTTACCATTGGTTTTGACGTAATCAACTATTCTGAGGAAGAAAAAGAGCGATTATTTATTGCCAGACTTTCAGATTATGGCAGACCTAATTATTCAACTACTTATAAAAAAGGAAATAGGTTTACTACCGGCACCAGAACTTTTGGTAAATATACGCTGGTTAAAGACACCACGGCTCCCAGGGTAGTTCCTGGCAACTTCTATGACGGTCAATGGATCTCTAATAACGAGACTTTAAAGGTGAAAATATCAGATGATCTATCAGGAATAGATGCATACAGGGCAACTGTAAACGGCAAATTTATCCTGATGGAATATGAATATAAGAACAATACCTTAACCCATTATTTTTCTGATGATGTGATAACAGAAACTGAAAATAACTTAAAGGTGATAGTCACCGATAATGTTGGAAATACCAATACTTATACCGCGAAGTTTTTCAGGAAGTAA
- a CDS encoding cell division protein ZapA, protein MGDKLKIKISIADRVYPLTIQPSQEEGLRKAAKKIEAMIKQFEQSYAVRDKQDVLAMCALQFAAQTEQKNIDNSSEMIEAEEKLRSLNQLLQQHLAS, encoded by the coding sequence ATGGGAGATAAGCTGAAGATAAAAATATCAATTGCAGACCGCGTATATCCGTTAACTATTCAGCCTAGTCAGGAAGAAGGTTTACGTAAGGCGGCAAAGAAGATCGAAGCTATGATTAAGCAATTTGAGCAAAGCTACGCGGTGAGGGATAAACAGGATGTGCTTGCGATGTGTGCATTGCAGTTCGCCGCCCAAACCGAGCAAAAAAATATTGATAATTCGAGTGAGATGATTGAAGCAGAAGAGAAGTTAAGGTCACTTAACCAACTTCTGCAGCAACATTTAGCCTCTTAA
- the rny gene encoding ribonuclease Y, with protein sequence MEILTIIIVAVVGLALGFAIAKMLEKKQASNTIASAKKEANGILKEAKAEGESIKKDKILQAKEKFIELKSEHEKVILSRDKKISDAEKRIKDKESHVSNELGKNKKLNKDLEDKVADYDHRLGFLEKKQEEIDKLHNSKVQQLEVISGLSAEDAKAQLIESLKDSAKADAMSIIQDTVEEAKLTAQQEARKIIINTIQRIGTEEAIENCVSVFNLESDDVKGRIIGREGRNIRALEAATGVEIIVDDTPEAIILSCFDSVRREVARLSLHKLVTDGRIHPARIEEVVKKTRKQIEEEIIDIGKRTVIDLGIHGLQPELIKMVGRMKYRSSYGQNLLQHSREVAKLCGVMAAELGLNPKLAKRAGLLHDIGKVPETETEVPHAILGMQWAEKHGEKPEVCNAIGAHHDEIEMNSLLSPIVQVCDAISGARPGARRQVLDSYIQRLKDLEDIAFGFGGVKKAYAIQAGRELRVIVESEKVSDEKASNLSFEISQKIQTDMTYPGQVKITVIRETRAVNVAK encoded by the coding sequence ATGGAAATACTAACTATAATTATAGTCGCAGTGGTAGGTCTGGCACTGGGTTTTGCGATCGCAAAAATGCTGGAAAAGAAACAGGCTTCCAATACCATCGCCAGCGCAAAGAAGGAAGCGAATGGCATCCTTAAAGAAGCAAAGGCTGAAGGTGAGAGTATTAAAAAGGATAAGATACTCCAGGCTAAAGAAAAGTTTATTGAATTAAAATCTGAGCATGAAAAGGTTATTCTTTCACGTGATAAGAAGATCAGTGATGCCGAAAAGAGAATTAAGGATAAAGAGTCTCATGTTTCTAATGAATTAGGAAAGAATAAAAAGCTGAATAAAGATCTTGAAGATAAAGTAGCAGATTATGATCATAGATTAGGTTTTCTGGAGAAGAAACAGGAAGAAATAGACAAACTTCACAATAGTAAGGTTCAGCAACTGGAAGTGATCTCAGGTCTTTCTGCAGAAGATGCTAAAGCCCAGCTCATCGAGTCCTTAAAGGATTCGGCAAAGGCAGATGCCATGTCTATTATTCAGGATACTGTGGAGGAAGCGAAGCTTACTGCACAACAGGAGGCAAGGAAGATCATTATTAATACCATACAGAGAATTGGTACGGAAGAGGCGATAGAGAATTGTGTTTCTGTGTTCAACCTGGAAAGTGATGATGTTAAAGGTAGAATCATTGGTCGTGAAGGTAGAAATATTAGGGCACTGGAAGCTGCAACAGGTGTAGAGATCATTGTAGATGATACTCCTGAAGCTATTATTCTAAGCTGTTTTGATTCGGTTAGAAGAGAAGTAGCGAGATTGTCTCTTCATAAACTGGTAACTGATGGTCGAATTCACCCTGCGCGTATTGAGGAAGTGGTGAAAAAGACCAGAAAGCAAATTGAAGAAGAAATTATAGATATAGGTAAGAGAACGGTGATCGATCTTGGAATTCACGGCTTACAGCCAGAATTGATCAAGATGGTTGGAAGAATGAAATATCGTTCTTCTTATGGCCAGAATCTTTTACAGCATTCGAGAGAAGTTGCAAAACTGTGTGGTGTGATGGCTGCGGAATTAGGTCTAAATCCAAAATTAGCTAAACGAGCCGGATTACTTCACGATATCGGGAAAGTACCAGAAACCGAAACGGAAGTTCCTCACGCGATCCTTGGTATGCAATGGGCAGAAAAACACGGCGAGAAACCCGAAGTTTGTAATGCTATTGGAGCTCACCATGACGAAATAGAGATGAATTCATTATTATCTCCAATTGTTCAGGTTTGTGATGCGATTAGTGGAGCGAGACCGGGAGCAAGGAGACAGGTGCTGGATTCTTACATTCAAAGATTGAAAGATCTTGAAGATATTGCGTTCGGATTTGGAGGAGTTAAGAAAGCATATGCGATCCAGGCCGGTAGAGAACTAAGAGTGATTGTAGAAAGTGAAAAAGTGTCTGATGAAAAAGCATCGAACCTTTCTTTCGAGATCTCTCAGAAAATACAGACAGATATGACGTATCCTGGTCAGGTAAAGATCACGGTAATTCGTGAGACCAGAGCGGTGAACGTAGCGAAATAG
- the aroQ gene encoding type II 3-dehydroquinate dehydratase → MKLLILNGPNLNLLGTREPEKYGNKSFENYFSELQFKFRNIELSYDQTNIEGELINMIHNAREDFDGIILNAAAYTHTSVGIGDAVAAVETPVVEVHISNTFSREEFRHKSYISAVAKGIIVGFGLQSYDLAIQSFLNDKNE, encoded by the coding sequence ATGAAACTACTAATACTCAACGGGCCAAACCTAAACCTTCTGGGAACACGCGAGCCAGAGAAATACGGAAATAAAAGTTTTGAGAACTATTTTTCTGAATTGCAGTTCAAATTCAGAAATATTGAGCTGTCGTATGATCAAACTAATATTGAAGGAGAATTGATCAATATGATTCACAATGCTCGCGAAGATTTTGATGGAATTATCCTGAATGCTGCCGCATATACTCATACCTCGGTTGGTATTGGTGACGCTGTTGCAGCAGTGGAGACCCCAGTGGTAGAAGTTCATATCTCCAATACCTTTTCCCGCGAGGAATTTCGTCATAAATCTTATATTTCAGCAGTTGCTAAAGGAATTATCGTTGGTTTTGGGTTACAAAGTTATGATCTGGCCATTCAGAGTTTTTTAAATGATAAGAATGAATAA
- a CDS encoding Smr/MutS family protein, which translates to MKDLVPGDNVELLDDDLSGIVQNVKGDQVEIKTEEGFIMNFTADQLVKIENDIDEIDVQDFDFNEVLKEKTSSKKPKSNRVKPKERNAPPMEVDLHINQLVRSSGSMSNHEMLNLQLDTARHKLEFAMRKRIQKVVFIHGVGEGVLKMELEYLLGRYSNIKFYDADYQKYGLGATEVYIFQNA; encoded by the coding sequence ATGAAAGATTTAGTGCCTGGAGATAATGTAGAGTTACTGGATGATGACCTTAGTGGAATTGTTCAGAATGTAAAAGGAGATCAAGTTGAAATTAAAACTGAAGAGGGCTTTATTATGAATTTTACGGCCGATCAGCTGGTTAAAATTGAAAATGATATTGACGAAATTGATGTTCAGGATTTTGATTTTAATGAGGTTTTAAAGGAAAAAACATCTTCAAAAAAGCCAAAATCGAACAGGGTGAAGCCTAAGGAAAGAAATGCCCCTCCTATGGAAGTTGATCTACATATTAATCAGTTAGTGAGATCTTCAGGAAGTATGTCTAATCATGAAATGTTGAATTTACAACTTGACACCGCCAGGCATAAACTGGAATTCGCAATGAGAAAACGAATCCAAAAGGTCGTTTTTATTCATGGTGTGGGAGAGGGCGTCCTTAAAATGGAACTGGAATACTTACTGGGAAGATATTCAAATATAAAATTCTATGATGCCGATTATCAAAAGTACGGCCTCGGAGCGACCGAAGTTTATATATTTCAGAATGCTTAA
- a CDS encoding porin family protein: MMKKTFLLVAIAIIGLSTSSNAQEYWNFGVKGGVNFTNMTSDGFEDNNSRTGFHLGVLAEIPVSDRFSVQPEVLYSTQGTEATRVFAGDRLEGEYQLDYVQVPLIAKFYLIDGLALEAGPSFNFLVQEEYDFESNTLDFETDSEFASTFEFGGAVGASYKFNNGFFLNGRYVLGFTDAFDSDNFDDDAIKNNGIQLGVGFQF; the protein is encoded by the coding sequence ATGATGAAAAAGACATTTTTATTAGTAGCAATTGCGATTATTGGATTAAGCACATCTTCTAATGCGCAGGAATATTGGAATTTTGGAGTTAAGGGTGGAGTGAATTTCACTAATATGACTTCTGATGGTTTTGAAGATAATAACAGTAGAACAGGTTTTCACCTGGGGGTGTTAGCAGAGATACCGGTAAGCGATCGTTTCTCGGTTCAGCCTGAGGTATTGTACTCTACACAGGGAACGGAAGCAACGAGAGTTTTTGCAGGTGACCGTCTGGAAGGGGAGTACCAGTTAGATTATGTACAGGTGCCTCTGATTGCAAAATTTTATTTGATCGATGGATTGGCGCTTGAAGCCGGACCATCTTTTAACTTTCTTGTACAGGAAGAATATGATTTTGAAAGCAATACTTTAGATTTCGAAACAGATTCTGAATTTGCCAGTACTTTTGAATTTGGCGGAGCGGTAGGTGCTTCATATAAATTCAATAACGGATTCTTTTTAAATGGTAGATACGTGCTTGGATTTACCGATGCGTTTGATAGCGATAATTTTGATGATGATGCTATTAAGAATAATGGAATTCAATTGGGTGTTGGATTTCAGTTCTAG
- a CDS encoding CCC motif membrane protein, with product MEKRELPNSTLILIFGILSIIGCCCYGVPGAIFGIITLVMSKRATEIYNSDPELYTGYQNVKAGKILAIIGLALIALSIIAGIISIIMFGGVEEMRQVQEEILREYGG from the coding sequence ATGGAAAAAAGAGAACTACCCAATTCAACCCTGATCCTGATCTTTGGAATATTATCTATTATAGGATGTTGTTGTTACGGAGTACCAGGAGCAATATTTGGTATAATTACCCTTGTAATGTCTAAACGTGCGACAGAGATCTACAATTCAGACCCGGAGCTATATACTGGATATCAAAATGTAAAGGCGGGAAAAATTCTTGCTATCATTGGATTAGCATTAATAGCGCTTAGTATTATTGCAGGTATTATTAGTATAATCATGTTTGGGGGAGTTGAAGAAATGAGACAGGTACAGGAAGAGATTCTAAGAGAATATGGCGGATAA
- a CDS encoding cysteine desulfurase family protein has protein sequence MENVYFDSAATTQIREEVVDKMARVLKENYGNPSSTHSFGRSSKSLLEQARKTVAAILNVKASEIVFTSGGTEADNLALNSAVRDLGVQRIITSKIEHHAVLYTVDQLKECFEIEVEFVNLDSRGNIDLSDLETRLKNSDKKTLVSLMHVNNEIGNMLDLKKTAELVKSHNALFHSDTVQSIGHFNMDLSDIPVDFTAVSAHKFHGPKGVGFAFVRRNSGLKPLIFGGEQERGHRAGTEGVHNIVGLEESLKLAYENLEAEKEYTISLKKHFIESLKREIPGVKFNGECENFEKSTYTLINICLPVSAEKALMLLFQLDLKGIACSKGSACQSGSDKGSHVLNAFCSEEDLEKPSLRFSFSKYNTKEEIDYVVKTLKEFIES, from the coding sequence ATGGAGAATGTGTATTTTGATTCAGCAGCTACTACCCAGATAAGGGAGGAAGTGGTCGATAAAATGGCCCGCGTTTTAAAAGAAAATTATGGAAACCCTTCATCTACCCATAGTTTCGGGAGATCTTCTAAGTCACTTTTGGAACAGGCAAGAAAGACGGTGGCAGCGATTCTAAATGTAAAAGCATCAGAGATCGTATTCACTTCTGGAGGAACGGAGGCTGATAATCTTGCATTAAATTCCGCCGTTCGGGATCTTGGGGTACAAAGAATTATCACCTCAAAAATTGAACATCACGCGGTTCTTTATACGGTAGATCAGCTTAAAGAATGTTTCGAGATCGAGGTGGAGTTTGTAAACCTTGATTCCAGAGGAAATATTGATCTTTCCGATCTTGAAACCCGACTGAAAAATTCAGATAAAAAGACTTTGGTGAGTCTTATGCATGTGAACAATGAAATTGGAAATATGCTTGATCTTAAAAAAACTGCGGAGCTAGTGAAATCGCATAATGCATTATTTCATTCAGACACCGTTCAGTCTATAGGTCATTTTAATATGGATCTCAGTGACATCCCTGTAGATTTCACAGCAGTAAGCGCACATAAATTTCATGGCCCCAAAGGAGTTGGTTTTGCCTTTGTAAGAAGAAATTCTGGATTAAAGCCATTGATTTTTGGAGGAGAGCAGGAGCGAGGTCATCGTGCAGGAACAGAAGGAGTTCATAATATTGTAGGTTTAGAGGAGTCTCTTAAACTTGCTTATGAAAATCTTGAAGCGGAAAAGGAATACACTATTTCACTTAAAAAACACTTCATTGAAAGTCTTAAAAGAGAGATTCCCGGAGTAAAATTTAACGGGGAATGTGAGAATTTTGAAAAAAGCACCTACACTCTTATCAATATTTGTCTACCTGTTAGTGCTGAAAAGGCCTTGATGTTATTATTTCAACTGGATCTTAAAGGAATTGCCTGTTCAAAAGGTAGCGCCTGCCAAAGTGGTAGCGATAAAGGATCCCATGTTTTAAACGCTTTTTGTTCTGAAGAGGATCTTGAGAAACCATCATTAAGATTTTCCTTTTCGAAATATAATACAAAAGAGGAGATAGATTATGTGGTAAAGACCTTAAAAGAATTTATAGAATCTTAA
- a CDS encoding aldo/keto reductase, which translates to MKKLKFENGDTLDAIGLGTWKSEKGEVTKAVKIALNNGYKHIDCAATYGNEAEVGEAFSEVFKKGDIKRENIWVTSKLWNNAHKKEDVIPALKQTLKDLQLDYLDLYLIHWPVAFKPDVSAPEKAEDFLSLEEVPVIETWNEMIKAKEQGLVKHIGVSNFSIPTLEDLLKKTDHAPEMNQVELHPYLQQNKLLEFCSKNSINVTAYSPLGSGDRPDAMKAADEPSLLENPLINKIAKKHGASPGQILIKWSEQRGTAVIPKSTNEERIKQNLMSAGFQLDEDDMREIADLDYHFRYVNGKFFELEGNSYRNVFDD; encoded by the coding sequence ATGAAGAAATTGAAATTTGAGAATGGTGATACTTTAGATGCCATAGGTCTTGGAACCTGGAAATCTGAAAAAGGAGAAGTTACCAAAGCTGTAAAAATAGCACTAAATAATGGTTATAAGCATATTGACTGCGCTGCAACCTACGGAAATGAAGCTGAAGTTGGTGAAGCCTTTTCTGAAGTATTTAAAAAAGGAGATATAAAAAGAGAAAATATATGGGTGACTTCCAAGCTTTGGAACAATGCCCATAAGAAGGAGGACGTGATTCCTGCTTTGAAACAAACCTTAAAAGACCTGCAACTGGATTACCTGGATTTATACCTCATTCACTGGCCTGTTGCATTTAAGCCGGATGTTTCTGCACCTGAAAAAGCAGAGGATTTTCTTTCGCTTGAGGAGGTTCCAGTAATTGAAACCTGGAACGAAATGATAAAAGCTAAAGAGCAGGGATTAGTTAAACATATTGGTGTTTCTAATTTTAGTATCCCTACGTTAGAGGATTTATTAAAGAAGACAGATCATGCTCCCGAAATGAACCAGGTAGAACTTCATCCATATTTACAGCAAAATAAATTGTTAGAGTTCTGTAGTAAAAATAGTATCAACGTAACGGCTTATTCGCCTTTGGGTAGTGGTGATAGACCAGATGCTATGAAAGCTGCAGATGAACCATCCTTGCTTGAAAACCCGCTAATCAACAAAATTGCTAAAAAACATGGTGCTTCGCCAGGTCAAATTCTTATCAAGTGGAGTGAGCAAAGAGGTACTGCGGTAATCCCGAAATCAACCAACGAAGAAAGAATTAAGCAAAACCTGATGAGTGCCGGTTTTCAGCTTGATGAAGATGACATGAGAGAAATTGCAGATCTGGATTATCATTTTAGATATGTGAACGGTAAGTTTTTTGAACTGGAAGGCAACTCTTATAGAAATGTTTTTGATGATTAA
- a CDS encoding T9SS type A sorting domain-containing protein: MRLPFFFLVFFSTSTIYAQLYISPSDKSDSYLYAKDRLVFVRNNIHLNKNHNKDTEASFYLRKGAQLLQGEKLKNLNTGDGSISVFQRGTSNAFDYNYWGLPVIVYPAKQLLPDYLNDPLTNTESRKVIFTSALEGQSDPLSIANRWIYTYSGTDYSSWQYLGDHFDLLPGEGFTMKGVNGSNYNKVEGEMVNPGSAQIYDFRGTPNDAKIELPIEKEQVLLLGNPYPSALDLDKFLFENTSTTGIAYFWDSKKNGNSHYLADYEGGYGTYSPGTGIYIPAIFKRYGDGTITGEIGQIYPRKIIPIAQGFMVIGKNNGKIHFQNSQRLYQKEALGVSTFKSPEITNSSLILSIELDSTYIQELGLAFLENSTINEDHALDARKMNESPQEVSWVISEEKFVVNARPKIDKELIPLKISLSKTSILKFYVSEFNNFNPDRLFVYDAKDDLYYGIKTGSLKISLPEGDYNDRFFISFIEKLASEENIKEEPVAGDSKPPLVLLNTIDIFQNNLIEQLEIKILYDTHLSNLKIYDLNGKLFLNQNFRSKEKEFYFPTGNLSNAVYIVKVKTTDNKELTKKIGIKN; the protein is encoded by the coding sequence ATGAGGCTACCATTCTTTTTTCTGGTGTTTTTTAGCACATCTACAATTTATGCGCAGTTATATATTTCACCATCAGATAAATCTGACAGTTATCTGTATGCAAAAGATCGACTGGTATTTGTTCGAAATAATATTCATCTAAATAAAAATCACAATAAAGACACCGAAGCAAGTTTTTACCTTCGGAAAGGCGCACAATTACTTCAGGGTGAAAAACTAAAGAATTTAAATACCGGCGATGGGAGTATCTCAGTATTCCAAAGAGGCACCTCCAATGCCTTTGATTACAACTATTGGGGCCTGCCTGTTATAGTCTATCCAGCTAAACAGCTGCTACCTGATTATTTGAACGATCCTCTTACAAATACCGAGAGCAGGAAAGTAATATTTACTTCGGCATTAGAAGGTCAGAGCGATCCATTAAGCATTGCTAACCGATGGATCTATACATATTCCGGAACCGACTACTCAAGCTGGCAATATCTCGGGGATCATTTTGATCTTTTACCGGGTGAAGGCTTTACAATGAAAGGGGTGAATGGAAGCAATTACAATAAAGTAGAAGGTGAAATGGTTAATCCAGGATCTGCACAAATCTATGACTTTCGGGGCACCCCAAACGATGCGAAGATAGAATTACCAATAGAAAAAGAACAGGTATTATTACTGGGAAACCCGTATCCATCTGCCCTGGACCTGGATAAATTCCTTTTTGAAAACACTTCAACCACCGGTATTGCCTATTTCTGGGATTCTAAAAAAAATGGCAATTCCCATTACCTTGCAGATTATGAAGGTGGATACGGCACCTATTCTCCCGGAACCGGCATATATATTCCCGCTATTTTTAAAAGATATGGCGATGGGACCATAACCGGTGAAATAGGACAGATTTACCCCAGAAAGATAATTCCCATCGCACAGGGATTTATGGTAATTGGTAAAAATAATGGTAAAATTCATTTTCAAAACTCTCAAAGACTTTATCAAAAAGAAGCTTTAGGAGTATCTACATTTAAATCTCCCGAAATAACAAATTCTTCTTTAATTCTAAGCATTGAATTAGATTCAACATACATTCAGGAACTGGGTTTGGCTTTCCTTGAAAATTCCACTATTAATGAAGACCATGCATTGGATGCAAGAAAAATGAATGAATCTCCACAAGAGGTAAGCTGGGTAATTTCAGAAGAAAAATTCGTTGTTAATGCAAGACCTAAGATAGACAAAGAATTAATCCCGCTTAAAATTAGCCTCTCAAAAACAAGTATTCTCAAGTTTTATGTATCAGAATTTAATAATTTCAATCCAGACCGTTTGTTTGTTTATGATGCAAAAGATGATCTTTATTATGGAATTAAAACCGGTTCATTAAAGATAAGTTTGCCGGAGGGTGATTATAACGATCGTTTCTTTATAAGCTTTATAGAAAAACTTGCTTCAGAAGAAAATATCAAAGAAGAGCCTGTAGCAGGTGATAGTAAGCCTCCCTTAGTTTTGCTAAATACCATCGATATATTCCAGAACAATCTTATAGAACAACTTGAGATAAAAATTCTATATGATACTCATTTGAGTAATTTAAAAATCTATGACCTTAACGGAAAGTTATTTCTAAATCAAAATTTCAGGTCTAAAGAAAAAGAATTTTATTTTCCTACTGGAAATTTAAGTAATGCTGTTTATATTGTCAAGGTCAAAACCACCGACAATAAAGAGCTTACTAAGAAAATTGGCATTAAAAATTGA